In Capsicum annuum cultivar UCD-10X-F1 chromosome 11, UCD10Xv1.1, whole genome shotgun sequence, one genomic interval encodes:
- the LOC107846882 gene encoding agmatine hydroxycinnamoyltransferase 1, which produces MKIRIESSRIIKPFYENTPPTTSSNIPLSVFDKVTYEAQIAIIYAYHPPTPSNTVIELGLRKALAIYREWGGRLGEDEYGNRVIFLNDEGVRFVEASASSTLDQVMPFEPSPSLLNLHPSLKDVKELVQVQLTRFTCGSLVVGFTAHHSVADGHSTSNFLVAWGQACRGLRVSPLPLHDRTIFTPRNPPLIQYQHKGVEFMSKSKKEHSLNEVHHISEDMVVHKVHFTIEFLAELKARASSLNRNNKPYSTFESLLAHLWRAITKARGLSGFESTQIRISVNGRTRLNPKVPNEYFGNLVLWAFPTTKVKDLLREPLPYATKLIHDAISKVNNDYFRSLIDFANTNAKEEHLVPTADMTKHILSPNIEVDSWLRFPFYDLDFGTGCPYIFMPSYFPTEGMMFLLPSFIGDGSIDVFVPLFEDKLSTFKKICYSLDLLEG; this is translated from the coding sequence atgaagATTAGAATAGAAAGTTCAAGAATCATTAAGCCTTTCTATGAAAACACCCCTCCAACAACAAGTAGCAACATTCCTCTTAGTGTCTTTGATAAGGTCACATATGAGGCTCAAATTGCTATCATCTATGCCTATCACCCTCCCACCCCATCAAACACCGTGATTGAGTTAGGTCTTCGAAAAGCCCTGGCTATTTATCGAGAGTGGGGTGGGAGATTAGGTGAAGACGAATATGGGAATAGAGTGATTTTTCTCAATGATGAGGGTGTTAGATTTGTCGAGGCATCGGCTAGTAGCACCCTTGATCAAGTAATGCCCTTCGAGCCTTCGCCTTCTTTGCTTAACCTACACCCTAGCTTGAAGGATGTGAAAGAATTGGTGCAAGTCCAATTGACTAGGTTCACTTGTGGCTCCTTGGTGGTTGGTTTCACCGCGCACCACAGTGTGGCGGATGGACATTCCACTAGCAACTTCTTGGTTGCATGGGGTCAGGCCTGTCGAGGCCTCAGAGTCAGTCCACTTCCTCTGCATGACCGTACAATTTTCACCCCTCGAAATCCTCCTCTCATCCAGTATCAACATAAGGGGGTTGAATTCATGTCTAAATCGAAAAAAGAACATTCACTCAATGAGGTTCATCATATATCTGAGGACATGGTTGTACACAAAGTCCATTTCACTATTGAGTTCCTCGCGGAACTTAAAGCCAGGGCTTCTTCCTTGAATCGAAATAACAAGCCCTATAGCACCTTTGAAAGTCTCCTCGCGCATTTATGGAGGGCCATAACCAAAGCCCGCGGACTAAGTGGATTTGAGTCAACCCAAATAAGAATCTCAGTCAATGGTAGAACGAGGTTGAATCCTAAAGTACCCAATGAATACTTTGGGAACTTAGTCCTATGGGCATTcccaacaacaaaagtaaaggaccTATTGCGCGAACCTCTTCCATACGCAACAAAGCTAATTCATGACGCGATTTCAAAAGTAAACAACGACTATTTCAGATCGCTCATTGACTTTGCTAATACCAATGCAAAGGAAGAACATCTTGTCCCCACCGCGGACATGACCAAGCACATACTTTCCCCAAATATCGAGGTGGATAGCTGGTTAAGGTTTCCATTCTACGACCTTGATTTTGGTACGGGTTGCCCGTACATTTTCATGCCTTCGTATTTTCCTACCGAAGGCATGATGTTTCTTTTACCGTCCTTCATAGGGGACGGTAGTATCGATGTCTTCGTTCCTCTATTCGAAGACAAATTATCCACATTCAAGAAAATTTGCTATTCCTTGGATTTGCTTGAAggttaa